One Lactobacillus crispatus DNA segment encodes these proteins:
- a CDS encoding DJ-1 family glyoxalase III, with translation MTKVAVVFADGCEEVEGLSVVDVLRRLNVECDMVGLTSKKVDGDHHIEITCDKVVDDSLLDYDLVAFPGGMTGSANLRDNEKLRDLMIKRHEAGKWDAAMCAAPRALARYGVLADADFTCYPGIEEECLKDAPSAHFSEKITVTDKEHKVLTSRGPATAWAFAYAIAEALGVDTSALKKGMLYNYLADNIQDSL, from the coding sequence ATGACAAAAGTTGCTGTAGTATTTGCAGACGGTTGCGAAGAAGTCGAAGGTTTAAGCGTTGTTGACGTATTGCGTAGACTTAATGTTGAATGCGATATGGTAGGTTTAACAAGTAAAAAAGTAGATGGTGACCATCATATTGAAATCACTTGTGACAAGGTTGTAGATGACAGTTTATTAGATTATGACTTGGTTGCCTTTCCAGGAGGCATGACTGGTTCTGCTAACTTACGCGATAATGAAAAATTACGTGATCTGATGATTAAGCGTCATGAAGCTGGCAAGTGGGATGCCGCAATGTGTGCTGCTCCACGCGCTCTTGCTCGCTATGGTGTTTTGGCAGATGCGGACTTCACTTGTTATCCAGGCATTGAAGAAGAATGCTTAAAAGATGCCCCAAGTGCTCATTTTTCAGAGAAAATCACCGTTACTGATAAAGAGCATAAAGTTTTAACAAGCCGTGGTCCTGCTACCGCTTGGGCCTTTGCCTATGCAATTGCCGAAGCCTTAGGGGTCGACACTAGTGCCTTAAAGAAGGGTATGCTCTACAATTACCTAGCCGATAATATTCAAGATAGTTTGTAA
- a CDS encoding 2,3-bisphosphoglycerate-dependent phosphoglycerate mutase — protein sequence MAKLVLVRHGESVANAANVYTGWNDVPLTKKGEEQAEKAGELIKTISDFAPTHIHTSVLSRAIVTANIVADVCNLLWLPMTKTWRLNERHYGALRGLNKDISRKVFGVEQVLLWRRSFDSVPPKQGSPMIDRRYKHFDQHLMPRAESLHQTQKRLMPYYYDHIASRLMNGEDQLIVAHGSSLRALIKKLEQINDHDIVKLEVPNAEPIVYTMDEHLKIINKQILRK from the coding sequence ATGGCTAAATTAGTATTAGTTCGACATGGCGAAAGTGTGGCAAATGCTGCCAATGTTTATACTGGCTGGAACGATGTTCCGTTGACTAAAAAAGGTGAAGAACAAGCAGAAAAAGCTGGTGAATTGATTAAAACCATTTCGGATTTTGCTCCCACCCACATTCATACTTCAGTCTTATCCCGTGCAATTGTGACAGCAAATATAGTAGCCGATGTCTGCAATTTATTATGGCTACCGATGACTAAGACCTGGCGGCTGAATGAACGCCACTACGGTGCTTTAAGGGGCCTTAATAAGGACATTTCACGTAAAGTATTTGGTGTGGAACAAGTTCTATTGTGGCGACGTAGTTTTGATTCAGTTCCACCTAAGCAGGGGTCGCCAATGATTGATCGCCGTTATAAGCATTTTGATCAGCATTTGATGCCACGGGCAGAAAGTTTACATCAAACTCAAAAAAGACTTATGCCATATTATTATGATCATATCGCATCTCGATTGATGAATGGTGAAGACCAACTGATCGTAGCCCACGGTTCAAGTTTGCGTGCTTTGATAAAAAAGCTAGAGCAGATTAATGATCATGACATCGTAAAACTGGAAGTTCCTAATGCGGAACCGATTGTTTATACTATGGATGAGCACTTAAAGATTATTAACAAACAAATTTTACGTAAATAA
- a CDS encoding GNAT family N-acetyltransferase translates to MQIRKYQESDFSTLCEIHDPARKQELAAANLTAAFIPFKIASQKEGLFDDYQVYVAQKDKTTVGFVAFNDEELGWLYVKPEYQHQGIGSQLIDFAIKNAGRPFYLEVLEGNPAQKLYLAKGFKTIQHESGKMPGNESFHVEVDLMKYEK, encoded by the coding sequence ATGCAAATTAGAAAATACCAAGAGTCAGACTTTTCGACATTATGTGAAATACATGATCCAGCCAGAAAACAGGAGCTTGCAGCGGCTAATTTAACCGCTGCATTTATCCCATTTAAAATTGCATCTCAAAAAGAGGGACTATTTGACGATTATCAAGTATATGTTGCTCAAAAAGATAAGACTACAGTGGGTTTTGTAGCCTTCAATGATGAAGAATTAGGCTGGCTATATGTAAAACCAGAATATCAGCATCAAGGAATTGGCAGTCAATTAATCGATTTCGCAATAAAAAATGCAGGAAGACCGTTCTATTTAGAAGTACTAGAAGGAAATCCTGCACAAAAATTATATTTAGCCAAAGGCTTTAAGACTATTCAACACGAAAGTGGTAAGATGCCAGGCAATGAGAGCTTTCATGTTGAAGTAGATTTGATGAAATATGAAAAATGA
- the truA gene encoding tRNA pseudouridine(38-40) synthase TruA, which yields MTTRYKMTMAYDGHLFHGFQLQPDQRTVQGTIEDALKKMTKGQRVIVQGSGRTDAGVHAVGQVIHFDYPGKTIPANRMILAMNSMMPTDIIFDDCQIVDENFHARYSIKGKWYRYRVSLDHFVNPFKRFYTGHFPYPLDIEKMQVAAQDLLGKHDFTSFAASGGQIEDKVRTIYYVNITKDEKENEVIFDFIGSGFLYNMVRIMVAALLEIGNDRRPIHDLQRVIAAKDRQEVRQTAHASGLYLYHVFYDEIPQKYRLDQHL from the coding sequence ATGACAACAAGATATAAAATGACGATGGCTTATGATGGTCATCTTTTTCATGGCTTTCAACTTCAACCAGACCAGCGAACTGTTCAGGGGACAATTGAAGATGCGTTGAAGAAAATGACTAAGGGGCAGCGTGTGATTGTGCAGGGGTCAGGTAGAACTGATGCCGGTGTACATGCGGTTGGACAGGTAATTCATTTTGATTATCCTGGTAAAACTATTCCAGCCAATCGAATGATTTTGGCAATGAATTCTATGATGCCAACCGATATTATCTTTGATGATTGCCAAATTGTTGATGAGAATTTTCATGCGCGTTATTCGATTAAGGGAAAATGGTATCGCTATCGTGTTAGTTTAGATCATTTTGTTAATCCTTTTAAGCGTTTTTATACTGGTCATTTTCCGTATCCATTAGATATTGAAAAAATGCAGGTTGCAGCTCAGGACTTATTGGGTAAGCACGATTTTACCAGTTTTGCGGCCAGCGGTGGTCAAATTGAAGATAAAGTTCGGACCATTTATTATGTAAACATTACTAAAGACGAAAAAGAAAATGAAGTAATTTTTGATTTTATTGGTTCAGGGTTTTTGTATAATATGGTACGGATTATGGTAGCGGCGCTACTGGAAATTGGTAATGATCGTAGGCCAATTCATGACTTGCAACGAGTAATTGCTGCCAAGGATCGTCAAGAGGTAAGACAAACTGCTCATGCGAGTGGTTTGTACCTTTATCATGTTTTTTACGATGAAATTCCACAAAAATATCGTTTAGACCAGCATTTATAA
- a CDS encoding energy-coupling factor transporter ATPase, translating to MSIKFEKVNYIYSPGTSMEKKGLDNVSFELTENSFVALVGHTGSGKSTLMQHFNALLKPSSGTIDIAGYHITAQTGNKNLKKLRKRVSLVFQFPEAQLFENTVLEDIEFGPKNFGATDDEAKSKALKWLKRVGLDESLANKSPFELSGGQMRRVAIAGVMADEPEILCLDEPAAGLDPKSRKEMMKLFVDYQKAGHTVILVTHNMDDVVEYADDVLVMEHGKLIRHDAPKSIFTNKNWLEKHYLSEPTASLFASDLTNFNFKDKPLTLDQLVNEIKKNLRG from the coding sequence ATGTCAATTAAATTTGAAAAAGTAAATTATATCTATTCTCCCGGAACTTCAATGGAGAAAAAAGGATTAGATAATGTTTCATTTGAATTAACTGAAAATAGTTTTGTTGCATTGGTAGGTCATACCGGTAGTGGTAAGTCGACTTTGATGCAGCATTTTAATGCATTACTGAAGCCGAGTTCAGGAACAATTGATATTGCTGGTTATCATATTACTGCTCAAACAGGAAATAAGAATTTGAAAAAGTTACGCAAGCGGGTTAGTTTGGTTTTTCAGTTTCCTGAAGCACAGCTTTTTGAAAATACTGTGCTTGAAGACATTGAATTTGGTCCTAAAAATTTTGGAGCAACCGATGATGAAGCTAAAAGTAAAGCTTTGAAATGGTTGAAGCGAGTAGGATTGGATGAATCGCTAGCAAATAAGTCGCCATTTGAGTTATCTGGAGGACAAATGCGGCGTGTTGCAATTGCTGGGGTAATGGCTGATGAACCAGAAATTTTATGCTTAGATGAGCCAGCAGCGGGGTTAGATCCTAAGTCTCGTAAGGAAATGATGAAATTATTTGTTGATTATCAAAAAGCAGGTCATACTGTAATCTTGGTTACGCATAATATGGATGATGTGGTCGAATATGCAGATGATGTTTTAGTTATGGAACATGGTAAATTAATTAGACATGATGCGCCTAAGTCGATTTTTACTAATAAAAACTGGCTAGAAAAGCACTATTTGAGTGAACCAACGGCTAGTCTTTTTGCCTCAGATTTGACGAACTTTAACTTTAAAGATAAACCGTTAACACTGGATCAGCTTGTTAATGAAATTAAGAAAAATTTGCGAGGGTAG
- the rpsI gene encoding 30S ribosomal protein S9 yields the protein MAQQAAYTGTGRRKDSVARVRLVPGNGKITVNDKDVDQYIPFPNLVKDLKQPLTLTETEGQYDIHVNVNGGGFSGQAGAIRLGIARALLEVDPDFRGPLKKAGFLTRDPRMKERKKPGLKKARKASQFSKR from the coding sequence ATGGCACAACAAGCTGCATACACAGGTACTGGTCGCCGCAAGGATTCAGTTGCGCGTGTTCGTTTAGTACCAGGTAACGGTAAGATCACTGTTAACGATAAAGATGTTGATCAATACATTCCATTCCCTAACTTGGTTAAGGACTTGAAGCAACCATTAACATTAACTGAAACTGAAGGTCAATACGACATTCACGTTAATGTTAACGGTGGTGGTTTCTCAGGTCAAGCTGGGGCTATCCGTCTTGGTATCGCTCGTGCTCTTCTTGAAGTAGACCCAGACTTCCGTGGTCCACTTAAGAAGGCAGGTTTCTTAACCCGTGACCCAAGAATGAAGGAAAGAAAGAAGCCAGGTTTGAAGAAAGCCCGTAAAGCTTCACAATTCTCAAAGCGTTAA
- a CDS encoding cation diffusion facilitator family transporter, with translation MNKDHTTKRYVFVTLLNVVITIAEFIGGIFSGSLALLSDAVHNLSDVGAIILSFVAHLISRKSRNQFKTFGYERAETLAAFTNGVILIVISVVLFVEAIQRFWKPEHIHGGIMLIVSIIGLAANIISMLAMHSDSKANLNVRSTFIHMLSDALSSVAVVIGAIFIYFWNVTWLDPVLTILVSIFVLHEAYEITMKAANVLMESNPDIDLNEVNKIVLSFPIVQNIHHVHVWRYSDDFIMMDAHINVAPGLRADELEQLYQDIGQELQKELGINHITLQAECERGRKDKMIVPGHGINED, from the coding sequence ATGAATAAAGATCATACAACTAAGCGTTATGTCTTCGTAACTCTACTGAATGTTGTTATTACTATTGCTGAATTTATAGGTGGTATTTTTTCAGGTTCATTAGCACTGCTTTCAGATGCAGTTCATAATCTGAGTGATGTTGGTGCAATTATTTTATCTTTTGTGGCGCACCTGATTAGTCGCAAAAGTCGTAATCAGTTTAAGACCTTTGGTTATGAAAGAGCTGAAACTTTAGCCGCTTTTACTAATGGCGTTATCTTGATCGTGATCAGTGTGGTTTTGTTTGTTGAAGCAATTCAACGTTTCTGGAAGCCGGAACATATTCACGGTGGCATTATGCTGATTGTCTCGATTATTGGGCTGGCTGCCAATATTATTTCAATGCTAGCAATGCATAGCGATTCCAAGGCTAATTTGAATGTACGGTCAACTTTTATTCATATGTTAAGTGATGCCTTGTCCAGTGTAGCGGTTGTAATTGGTGCGATCTTCATTTACTTCTGGAATGTAACTTGGCTTGACCCGGTTTTGACTATTTTAGTTTCAATCTTTGTTTTGCATGAAGCTTATGAAATTACAATGAAAGCAGCCAATGTTTTGATGGAATCTAATCCTGATATCGACTTGAATGAAGTGAACAAGATTGTTTTATCGTTCCCCATAGTTCAAAATATCCATCATGTCCATGTTTGGCGCTACAGCGATGACTTTATTATGATGGACGCGCATATTAATGTAGCCCCAGGATTAAGAGCCGATGAATTAGAGCAGCTATACCAAGATATTGGACAGGAGTTACAAAAAGAGTTAGGTATTAATCATATTACCTTACAAGCAGAGTGCGAGCGTGGCAGAAAAGACAAGATGATCGTTCCAGGCCACGGTATTAACGAAGATTAG
- a CDS encoding histidine phosphatase family protein has product MATEVYLVRHGETMFNQLDKVQGWCDSPLTVKGINDLKRTAKALSQVHFDNMYSSDLKRAIDTVHLMKDANVVSDIGKIKKLPEFREVFFGTFEGDDINQTWEQVALAAGIGHEYDVTKIINQVGLRKFRAATKKADPRHLAENQDELDERMVRAIDVLRDLTKDEQRVLLVSHGDFIKTLSIKYWNKSNGKNDIVFPNNGSVTRGILHDDGSFEIVDYNVDAEEL; this is encoded by the coding sequence ATGGCAACAGAAGTTTATTTGGTACGTCATGGTGAAACAATGTTTAACCAATTGGACAAAGTTCAGGGTTGGTGCGATTCTCCTCTAACCGTGAAGGGGATTAACGATCTAAAGAGAACCGCTAAGGCCTTGAGTCAAGTTCACTTTGATAACATGTATTCATCGGATTTGAAGAGAGCAATTGATACCGTTCACTTGATGAAGGATGCTAATGTGGTCTCGGATATTGGTAAAATTAAAAAGCTGCCTGAATTTCGTGAGGTCTTCTTTGGAACTTTTGAAGGCGATGATATTAACCAGACTTGGGAGCAAGTAGCACTAGCCGCAGGAATTGGCCATGAATATGATGTAACTAAGATCATCAATCAGGTAGGCTTGCGCAAATTTCGTGCAGCAACAAAAAAGGCTGATCCGCGTCATTTAGCGGAAAATCAGGATGAGTTAGATGAGCGGATGGTACGGGCAATTGACGTTTTGCGCGATTTAACTAAAGATGAACAAAGAGTTTTGTTAGTTAGCCATGGTGACTTTATTAAAACTTTGTCCATAAAATATTGGAATAAGAGTAATGGCAAAAACGATATTGTTTTTCCAAATAATGGGAGCGTTACTCGTGGAATTTTGCACGATGACGGTTCATTTGAAATTGTTGATTATAATGTAGATGCTGAAGAGCTATAA
- a CDS encoding sulfite exporter TauE/SafE family protein: MTIWTVIFLLLGGVAGGLLSSVASMASLASYPVLLAVGIPPVFANVTNDAALIWTSIGSTVSSTKELKGHWKQVWFYTIFTVVGSILGCILLLSFPPKIFEKAVPFFIAFSGLMIIVSGKHHSLNTKTQPTWLKIIYFLALLVMGMYTGYFGAAGGVIVLVLLTYITNDRFIVINAIKNVICGFANLVALIIFMFTSHIYWLQAIPLAIGMFIGGYIGPAILRRVPEKPVRIFIASLAFIQAGYFFYTAYLQ, from the coding sequence ATGACAATCTGGACCGTAATTTTCTTATTATTAGGTGGTGTTGCAGGTGGCTTATTATCGTCAGTGGCCTCAATGGCATCACTTGCATCATACCCAGTTTTGCTAGCAGTAGGAATTCCACCAGTATTTGCTAATGTAACTAATGATGCGGCGCTAATTTGGACTAGCATCGGTTCAACTGTATCTTCTACTAAGGAGTTAAAAGGACATTGGAAGCAAGTTTGGTTCTATACCATTTTTACAGTTGTGGGATCAATTTTAGGTTGTATTTTGCTTCTATCTTTTCCTCCTAAGATTTTTGAAAAAGCAGTACCGTTCTTTATTGCTTTCTCAGGCCTAATGATTATTGTTTCTGGTAAACACCATAGTTTAAATACTAAGACACAGCCTACTTGGCTTAAAATAATTTATTTTCTCGCACTTTTAGTCATGGGGATGTATACAGGTTACTTCGGTGCAGCTGGTGGGGTTATTGTACTGGTACTTTTAACTTATATTACTAATGATCGATTTATTGTTATTAACGCTATCAAAAATGTGATTTGTGGTTTTGCTAATTTAGTAGCCTTGATTATATTTATGTTTACCTCTCATATTTATTGGCTTCAGGCAATTCCTTTGGCAATCGGGATGTTCATTGGTGGCTATATTGGGCCAGCAATTTTAAGACGAGTACCGGAAAAGCCAGTTCGAATTTTCATTGCAAGCTTGGCCTTCATTCAAGCCGGTTACTTCTTTTATACGGCATACCTGCAATAA
- the rplM gene encoding 50S ribosomal protein L13 — protein sequence MRTTPLAKSSEIERKWYIIDATDVTLGRLSAAVATILRGKNKPQYTPNVDTGDNVIVINASKIRLTGKKASDKFYYHHSSWRGGLKAVSYGELLANNPVKMVEISVKGMLPKNTLGHHEFMKMHVYAGEDHKHEAQKPEKLDINKLI from the coding sequence TTGCGTACTACACCATTAGCAAAATCTAGTGAAATCGAACGTAAGTGGTACATTATTGATGCAACTGACGTAACTCTTGGTCGTCTTTCTGCAGCTGTTGCCACTATTTTGAGAGGTAAGAACAAGCCTCAATACACACCTAATGTTGATACTGGTGATAACGTTATCGTTATCAACGCATCAAAGATTAGATTGACTGGTAAAAAGGCTTCAGACAAGTTCTACTACCACCACTCATCATGGCGTGGCGGCTTGAAGGCCGTATCTTACGGTGAATTGCTTGCTAATAACCCAGTTAAGATGGTTGAAATCTCAGTTAAGGGTATGCTTCCAAAGAACACTCTTGGTCACCATGAATTCATGAAGATGCATGTTTATGCTGGCGAAGACCACAAGCACGAAGCACAAAAGCCTGAAAAGTTAGATATTAACAAATTAATCTAG
- a CDS encoding energy-coupling factor transporter transmembrane component T family protein — MSKIIVGRYIPGDSLIYKMDPRSKLLVTILFILAIFLANNSITYAIVTIFCFLAVVATGLNAKVFWDGVKPLIGLIFFTSLLQLFFMTGGHIYWHWWIFSLSSYGLINAIYIFIRFTLIILISTVMTVTTMPLEIADAMEWLLKPLKLFKVPVDKIALVISIALRFVPTLFDETFKIMNAQRSRGADFNDGGLIQRAKAITPILVPLFIQSLETAIDLSTAMESRGYRSSEGRTKYRVLSWSKYDLIALFYFVLLVGLLLIFRTH; from the coding sequence ATGAGTAAGATAATTGTAGGACGTTATATTCCGGGAGATTCTCTTATTTATAAAATGGATCCTCGGAGTAAATTATTAGTTACCATATTATTTATATTGGCTATCTTTTTAGCTAATAATTCAATAACTTATGCGATTGTGACCATTTTTTGCTTCTTAGCTGTAGTTGCTACAGGATTAAATGCAAAAGTATTTTGGGATGGCGTTAAGCCTTTGATTGGTTTAATTTTCTTTACGTCGCTTTTGCAATTGTTTTTTATGACTGGTGGTCATATTTATTGGCATTGGTGGATTTTTTCATTATCTAGCTATGGTTTGATTAATGCAATCTATATTTTTATTCGTTTTACATTAATTATTTTAATTTCAACAGTAATGACAGTTACTACAATGCCACTTGAAATTGCTGATGCGATGGAATGGCTGCTTAAGCCGCTTAAGTTGTTTAAAGTGCCGGTGGATAAAATTGCGTTAGTAATTTCAATTGCGCTTCGTTTTGTACCGACTTTGTTTGATGAGACTTTTAAAATTATGAATGCGCAAAGATCACGTGGAGCGGACTTCAATGACGGTGGTTTAATTCAACGTGCTAAGGCAATTACGCCCATTTTGGTTCCGTTGTTTATTCAGTCTTTAGAAACGGCAATTGATTTATCTACAGCAATGGAATCACGTGGTTATCGTAGTAGTGAAGGACGAACTAAATATCGCGTTTTAAGTTGGTCAAAATATGATTTAATTGCATTATTTTATTTTGTACTGTTAGTCGGATTGCTATTAATTTTTAGGACACATTAG
- a CDS encoding energy-coupling factor ABC transporter ATP-binding protein has translation MPVDSAVEFKDVSFTYPDTKKAILDQISFKIKRGSWTSLIGHNGSGKSTISKLINGLLLPDSANNSRITVLGMTLNQKTVWDVREKVGIVFQNPDNQFVGATVGDDVAFGLENRAVPREQMVKIVRKVLADVGMLDYIDAEPANLSGGQKQRVAIAGILAVEPKIIILDESTSMLDPKGREQVLKIIKYLKKEKNLTVISITHDIDEANMADDVIVLNDGKILAQGTPTEIFSKTEMLQEIGLDIPFVQKLINKLNEVGISVPKNIKTKDELKQYLCQLNLKK, from the coding sequence ATGCCAGTAGATAGTGCTGTTGAATTTAAGGATGTCTCATTTACCTATCCCGATACTAAAAAAGCGATTCTTGATCAGATTAGTTTTAAAATAAAAAGAGGTTCCTGGACATCTTTGATAGGTCACAACGGTAGCGGTAAGTCCACAATTTCTAAATTAATTAATGGGTTACTTTTGCCTGATTCTGCTAATAATTCTAGAATCACTGTTTTAGGAATGACGTTAAATCAAAAGACAGTCTGGGATGTTAGGGAAAAAGTCGGTATTGTATTTCAGAATCCAGATAATCAGTTTGTTGGAGCTACTGTTGGCGATGATGTTGCTTTTGGGCTTGAGAATAGAGCTGTTCCTCGGGAGCAAATGGTAAAAATAGTCAGAAAAGTTTTAGCAGACGTTGGAATGCTGGATTATATAGATGCAGAGCCAGCTAATCTTTCTGGTGGACAAAAGCAAAGAGTAGCAATTGCAGGTATTCTTGCCGTAGAACCGAAAATTATTATTTTAGATGAATCAACTTCGATGCTTGATCCTAAGGGGAGAGAGCAGGTGCTAAAAATTATTAAGTATTTAAAGAAAGAGAAGAATTTGACAGTTATTTCGATTACACATGACATTGATGAGGCTAATATGGCTGATGATGTGATCGTCTTAAATGATGGCAAGATTTTAGCTCAAGGAACTCCAACGGAAATTTTTAGTAAAACTGAAATGTTGCAAGAAATAGGGCTAGACATTCCATTTGTACAAAAATTAATAAATAAATTAAATGAAGTGGGAATTTCTGTACCTAAAAATATAAAAACGAAAGATGAGTTGAAACAATATCTATGTCAATTAAATTTGAAAAAGTAA
- a CDS encoding HAD family hydrolase has translation MATFETLIFIPEGSLLNEKLAEKTALRETLKHYGLDWGPAERLRYTSLEKEFKNLSSDDQIDLALSTFLKEDLSKTRTVFDDAMKDQTRLVKGAIDFIDEVSGKLHLILFAKEKRTQIEPRLAPTELLSSFDNAYFADDFTDKLPSKNIFFKILKDNPDIDPDTVLVIGTNLDEEIQGAENANLKSLWLAPKKDKIPISPHPTLHLSKLADLSFYLDLM, from the coding sequence ATGGCTACATTTGAAACCTTAATTTTCATTCCAGAAGGCAGTTTATTAAATGAAAAATTAGCAGAAAAAACTGCGCTGCGGGAAACTTTAAAACATTATGGATTAGACTGGGGACCAGCTGAGCGACTACGCTACACTAGCTTAGAAAAAGAATTTAAAAATTTATCTAGCGATGATCAAATCGATTTAGCTTTATCTACATTTTTAAAAGAAGATCTTTCTAAAACGCGAACTGTTTTTGATGATGCAATGAAGGATCAAACCAGGTTAGTCAAGGGCGCCATCGACTTTATTGATGAAGTCAGTGGCAAGCTGCATTTGATTTTGTTTGCTAAAGAAAAGCGCACTCAAATCGAACCGCGCCTTGCACCTACAGAATTGCTTTCTTCATTTGACAATGCTTATTTCGCCGATGATTTTACGGACAAGCTGCCAAGCAAAAATATTTTCTTTAAGATTCTGAAAGACAATCCAGATATTGATCCAGACACAGTTTTAGTAATTGGAACTAATCTGGATGAAGAAATTCAAGGTGCAGAAAATGCCAATCTAAAATCATTATGGCTGGCACCTAAAAAAGACAAGATACCAATTTCACCTCATCCTACTCTTCATTTAAGCAAATTAGCAGATCTTTCATTTTACTTAGATCTAATGTAA
- the rplQ gene encoding 50S ribosomal protein L17 has protein sequence MAYRKLGRDSAHRKAMLREMTTQLIMNERIVTTETRAKEVRKTAEKMITLGKRGDLAARRKAAAFVRDEVADVHEEKDAVVVKSALQKLFSDVAPRYKDRNGGYTRILKLAVPRKGDAAPMVILELV, from the coding sequence ATGGCATACCGTAAATTAGGTCGCGATAGTGCTCACAGAAAAGCAATGCTTAGAGAAATGACTACTCAATTAATCATGAACGAACGCATTGTTACTACTGAAACTCGTGCTAAAGAAGTTCGTAAGACTGCCGAAAAGATGATCACTTTAGGTAAGCGCGGCGATTTAGCAGCTAGAAGAAAGGCTGCTGCATTTGTACGTGACGAAGTTGCAGATGTTCACGAAGAAAAAGATGCAGTTGTTGTTAAGTCAGCATTGCAAAAGCTTTTCAGTGATGTAGCACCTCGTTACAAGGACCGTAATGGTGGTTACACCAGAATTTTGAAGTTAGCCGTTCCTCGTAAGGGTGACGCTGCTCCAATGGTTATTCTTGAATTAGTTTAA
- a CDS encoding IS30 family transposase translates to MTNSNSSISKHYHQLTSVQRGQIQAMLDSGITSRTVIAQEVGCHKSTISREIKRGSVLQRDSSYLLYEHYYADTAQLYYEKRRKNCYQRNPLKHYAVFLRMLSRRFKAKFDATSIDEFVGEFKRTMPGYPCPSTPTVYRYIDQGLLDISNIDLPMKLKRRRNKRHHGQSGHALHKKNLGNSIEQRPKEIEDRKTPLHWEGDLVKGVRRKNQPALMTLTERTTRFEVVIKIPDYRASTCQRLLQNEIDRHPAWFKSITFDNGSEFADMTKIKGCQIYFAHPYSPWERGTNENCNGLLRQFFPKGKSMKDKSAAYVQQATDAINRKHRRILQYHTAEELFKQYISS, encoded by the coding sequence ATGACCAATTCAAATTCTAGCATTTCTAAGCACTATCATCAATTAACCAGCGTACAACGTGGACAAATTCAAGCAATGCTGGATTCCGGCATAACTTCCCGTACTGTTATCGCTCAAGAAGTCGGCTGCCATAAGTCGACAATCAGTCGCGAAATCAAACGCGGAAGCGTCCTGCAAAGAGACAGCAGCTATTTATTGTATGAGCACTATTACGCTGATACTGCACAGCTTTATTATGAGAAGCGTCGCAAAAACTGCTATCAGCGCAATCCATTGAAGCATTATGCTGTCTTTTTGAGAATGCTCTCCAGACGCTTCAAAGCTAAATTTGATGCCACCAGCATCGATGAATTCGTTGGTGAATTCAAAAGGACTATGCCAGGCTACCCTTGTCCCAGCACACCAACTGTCTATCGCTATATTGATCAGGGCTTGCTGGACATAAGCAATATTGATCTGCCTATGAAGCTCAAAAGACGCAGGAACAAGCGTCATCACGGCCAGAGCGGTCATGCTTTGCACAAGAAGAATCTTGGCAATTCCATTGAACAGCGTCCTAAAGAGATTGAAGACAGAAAAACGCCGCTGCACTGGGAAGGAGATCTGGTTAAAGGCGTCAGACGCAAGAATCAGCCTGCTTTAATGACTTTGACCGAAAGAACCACACGCTTTGAAGTAGTTATCAAGATTCCTGACTATCGGGCAAGCACATGCCAAAGGCTGCTTCAAAATGAGATTGACAGACATCCTGCCTGGTTTAAATCGATCACGTTTGACAATGGCTCTGAGTTTGCGGATATGACCAAGATCAAAGGCTGCCAGATCTACTTCGCCCACCCATATTCTCCATGGGAAAGAGGCACCAATGAGAACTGCAATGGACTTCTGCGTCAATTCTTCCCTAAAGGCAAAAGCATGAAAGATAAGTCAGCTGCTTATGTTCAACAGGCAACTGATGCCATTAACCGCAAACATCGTCGAATCCTTCAATATCACACAGCAGAAGAACTCTTCAAGCAATATATTTCCTCATAG